A section of the Bacillus pumilus genome encodes:
- a CDS encoding PTS sugar transporter subunit IIB, giving the protein MNILLVCAAGMSTSLLVTKMEKSAQEQGKDYRIWAVSGDSAKNHIDQADVLLLGPQVRYLLPQMKKLGEEKSIPVDVINTVHYGVCNGAEVLKSAEQLVNG; this is encoded by the coding sequence ATGAACATCTTATTGGTATGTGCAGCAGGTATGTCTACAAGCTTACTAGTTACAAAAATGGAGAAAAGCGCGCAAGAACAAGGAAAAGACTATCGTATTTGGGCAGTATCCGGAGATTCAGCAAAAAATCATATTGATCAAGCCGATGTGCTTTTATTAGGACCACAGGTTCGATATTTATTACCACAAATGAAAAAGCTAGGAGAAGAAAAAAGTATTCCAGTCGACGTCATCAATACCGTGCATTACGGCGTATGTAATGGGGCTGAGGTTTTAAAATCTGCTGAACAGTTAGTGAACGGATAA